A stretch of Stenotrophomonas indicatrix DNA encodes these proteins:
- a CDS encoding pirin family protein, whose product MKRVTGTYSAPRPHWVGDGFPARSMFSYNTHGQHLSPFLLLDYAGPYSFPPSETPRGVGQHPHRGFETVTIVYEGEVAHRDSTGAGGTIGPGDVQWMTAASGILHEEFHTPEFSKRGGTLDMVQLWVNLPAKDKMGAPGYQTLLDAQIPSVALPDGAGRVRVIAGAFDGHAGPARTHTPMDVWDIRLLQGQHAELPVADGRTLALVVLKGTVRINGGQAVGEAQLVTFDRSGEDVFIDADSDATVLLLSGEPIDEPVVGYGPFVMNTQAEISQAVSDFNGGRFGQIAH is encoded by the coding sequence ATGAAGCGTGTCACCGGTACCTACAGCGCCCCCCGCCCGCACTGGGTGGGCGACGGCTTCCCCGCCCGCTCGATGTTCTCCTACAACACCCACGGCCAGCACCTGAGCCCGTTCCTGCTGCTGGACTACGCCGGGCCGTACAGTTTCCCGCCCAGCGAGACCCCGCGCGGGGTCGGCCAGCATCCGCATCGCGGCTTCGAGACGGTCACCATCGTCTACGAAGGCGAAGTGGCCCATCGCGACTCGACTGGTGCCGGCGGCACCATCGGCCCGGGTGACGTGCAGTGGATGACCGCTGCCTCCGGCATCCTCCACGAGGAATTCCACACGCCGGAATTCAGCAAGCGCGGCGGCACCCTGGACATGGTGCAGCTGTGGGTGAACCTGCCCGCCAAGGACAAGATGGGCGCGCCGGGCTACCAGACCCTGCTCGATGCGCAGATTCCCTCGGTGGCCTTGCCTGACGGTGCCGGTCGCGTACGCGTCATCGCCGGGGCATTCGATGGCCATGCTGGACCGGCACGTACCCATACCCCGATGGACGTGTGGGACATCCGCCTGCTGCAGGGCCAGCACGCCGAGCTGCCGGTGGCCGATGGCCGCACCCTGGCGCTGGTGGTGCTGAAGGGCACGGTGCGGATCAACGGCGGCCAGGCAGTCGGCGAAGCACAGCTGGTGACCTTCGACCGCAGCGGCGAAGACGTGTTCATCGACGCCGACAGCGACGCCACCGTACTGCTGCTCAGCGGCGAACCCATCGACGAGCCGGTGGTGGGCTATGGCCCGTTCGTGATGAACACCCAGGCCGAGATCAGCCAGGCCGTCAGCGATTTCAACGGCGGCCGCTTCGGCCAGATCGCGCACTGA